From Streptomyces yatensis, one genomic window encodes:
- the mycP gene encoding type VII secretion-associated serine protease mycosin: MRRIIKPFALSAATALTALTAAAGASPSAAAGSIPPSAAPNLSLAGSGECSYPAKQIKGTPWSLQRVMLDQLWHDTKGLDPKGRPVKVAVIDTGVDNTNPQLKDAVDAKSGKEVRRAGKKGLSKGKKGDGTDDAVGHGTKVAGIIAARPHSGTGFVGIAPKAEIIPIRQNDEKGSGTTDTMATAIDWAVDAGARIINISQDTVKPLQANSNLQQSVEKALQADVVVVASAGNDGLDGKVKKTYPAAYDGVLAVGASDRNNERAAFSQSGDFVDVAAPGVEMVSTVPKGGQCVDNGTSFSAPYVAGVAALIRAKHPDWKQDEVVAQIEQTAERAVNDHDRFIGWGVVDPVRALTEDETRIDHVTLDKGAAHDVAAPDPAPMPLGETPEERRERLATYSVGAAAVVVAGIAGLAAVLNERRRRRSGAAE, from the coding sequence TCGCGGGCAGTGGCGAATGCAGCTACCCCGCCAAACAGATCAAGGGCACCCCCTGGTCCCTTCAGCGCGTCATGCTCGACCAGCTGTGGCACGACACCAAGGGGCTGGACCCAAAGGGCCGTCCGGTGAAGGTCGCCGTCATCGACACCGGTGTCGACAACACCAATCCCCAGCTCAAGGACGCTGTCGACGCCAAGAGCGGCAAAGAGGTCCGCAGGGCCGGCAAGAAGGGCCTGTCCAAGGGGAAGAAGGGCGACGGGACGGACGACGCGGTCGGCCACGGCACCAAGGTCGCCGGCATCATCGCCGCCCGCCCGCACTCGGGCACGGGGTTCGTCGGTATCGCACCGAAAGCCGAGATCATCCCGATCCGGCAGAACGACGAAAAGGGCTCCGGCACCACCGACACCATGGCCACGGCCATCGACTGGGCGGTCGACGCGGGAGCCCGCATCATCAATATCTCCCAGGACACCGTCAAGCCGCTCCAGGCGAACAGCAATCTGCAGCAGTCCGTTGAGAAAGCGCTGCAAGCGGACGTCGTCGTGGTCGCCTCCGCCGGAAACGACGGTCTCGACGGCAAGGTCAAGAAGACCTACCCGGCCGCTTACGACGGCGTCCTCGCCGTCGGCGCCTCGGACCGCAACAACGAGCGCGCCGCCTTCTCCCAGTCCGGCGACTTCGTCGATGTCGCCGCCCCCGGCGTCGAAATGGTCTCCACCGTCCCCAAGGGCGGCCAATGCGTGGACAACGGCACCAGCTTCTCCGCGCCCTACGTCGCCGGCGTCGCCGCCCTGATCCGCGCCAAGCACCCGGACTGGAAGCAGGACGAGGTGGTCGCCCAGATCGAGCAGACCGCCGAGCGAGCCGTCAACGACCACGACCGCTTCATCGGCTGGGGCGTCGTCGACCCCGTCCGTGCCCTCACCGAGGACGAAACCCGCATCGACCACGTCACCCTCGACAAGGGCGCCGCCCACGATGTCGCCGCTCCCGACCCCGCCCCCATGCCCCTGGGCGAGACCCCCGAGGAGCGAAGGGAACGCCTCGCGACGTACTCCGTGGGAGCCGCGGCCGTCGTGGTGGCGGGCATCGCGGGCCTGGCAGCGGTGCTCAACGAACGGAGGCGCCGTCGCTCCGGAGCAGCTGAGTAG